From the Desulfovibrionales bacterium genome, one window contains:
- a CDS encoding peptide-binding protein: MKAPAKILEISGRMLLVWGVLALISCPACSRPEDSSETPGRPAAAGPPCYGDTLITGSIGEPSNLIPILASDSSSHEVAGLIYNGLVKYDKDLKLVGDLAESFEVSKSGLVITFHLRKGVRWHDGQPFTAADVLFTYKTMIDPRTPTAYAEDFLQVERAEATDPYTFRVTYKKPFAPALASWGISVLPGHLLEGRDIMKSPLVRHPIGTGPFIFKEWKAGEKVVLAYNPDYFEGRPYIDRFIYRIIPDSATMFMELKAGGIDNMGLSPLQYARQTEYRKFKENFNKYRYPAFAYTYLGFNLEDEKFRDRRVRQAISYAIDRGEIIEGVLLGLGQEATGPYKPGTWAYNPNIRQYPYDPVKARELLQEAGWRDADGDGILDKGGIPFRFTIITNQGNDIRARTAEIIQRRLKEVGINVNIRIIEWAAFIKEFIEKKAFEATLLGWTISQDPDIYDVWHSSKTRPGELNFISYRNTEVDALLEKGRRTFDQGERRKIYWRIQEILAEEVPYVFLYVPDALPVVQARFQGIEPAAAGITYNLIKWYVPKTEQRYKIVTVDR, translated from the coding sequence ATGAAAGCGCCGGCAAAGATATTGGAAATCAGCGGCCGCATGCTCCTGGTCTGGGGGGTTCTTGCCCTCATATCTTGCCCGGCCTGCTCCCGGCCGGAAGACAGCAGTGAGACCCCGGGGCGTCCGGCAGCAGCCGGACCGCCCTGCTATGGCGACACCCTGATCACCGGGTCTATCGGAGAGCCTTCAAATTTAATTCCGATCCTTGCTTCCGATAGTTCTTCTCATGAGGTGGCCGGCCTCATATACAACGGCCTCGTGAAATATGACAAAGACCTGAAGCTGGTGGGTGATCTGGCCGAATCGTTTGAGGTCTCAAAATCCGGGCTGGTCATTACCTTTCATCTGCGAAAGGGGGTAAGGTGGCATGACGGCCAACCTTTTACCGCCGCAGACGTCTTATTTACCTATAAGACTATGATCGATCCTCGCACCCCAACCGCCTATGCCGAAGACTTCCTTCAGGTGGAAAGGGCGGAGGCGACGGACCCTTATACCTTCCGGGTTACCTATAAAAAGCCTTTTGCCCCGGCCCTGGCCAGTTGGGGGATTTCTGTTCTGCCCGGACATCTTCTGGAAGGAAGGGATATCATGAAGAGCCCTCTGGTGCGCCATCCCATAGGCACAGGCCCCTTTATCTTCAAGGAATGGAAGGCCGGGGAAAAGGTTGTCCTTGCCTATAATCCCGATTACTTCGAGGGCCGTCCCTATATCGATCGCTTTATCTACAGGATTATCCCCGATTCTGCTACCATGTTCATGGAACTTAAGGCCGGAGGTATAGATAACATGGGCCTTAGCCCGCTTCAATATGCCCGGCAGACGGAGTATCGAAAGTTTAAAGAGAACTTTAACAAGTACCGCTATCCGGCCTTTGCCTATACCTATCTGGGGTTTAATCTGGAAGATGAAAAGTTCAGGGACAGGCGGGTAAGGCAGGCCATTTCCTATGCCATCGATCGCGGAGAGATTATCGAAGGGGTTCTGCTTGGTCTGGGGCAGGAGGCCACCGGGCCGTATAAACCCGGCACCTGGGCCTATAATCCCAATATAAGGCAATATCCCTACGACCCCGTCAAGGCCCGGGAACTTCTACAAGAGGCGGGGTGGCGGGATGCGGATGGTGACGGCATATTGGACAAGGGTGGGATACCATTTCGTTTCACCATTATTACCAACCAGGGGAATGATATCCGTGCTCGGACGGCAGAGATCATCCAGCGCCGGCTGAAAGAGGTCGGCATTAATGTCAATATCCGGATTATTGAATGGGCTGCCTTTATCAAGGAATTTATCGAGAAAAAGGCGTTTGAAGCTACTCTCCTGGGATGGACAATAAGCCAGGACCCCGATATATACGACGTCTGGCACTCTTCCAAGACAAGACCCGGAGAGTTAAACTTCATCTCTTATAGAAATACAGAGGTAGATGCCTTGCTGGAAAAAGGCAGACGCACCTTTGACCAAGGGGAACGCAGAAAAATTTACTGGCGTATTCAGGAGATACTGGCCGAGGAAGTGCCTTATGTGTTTCTCTATGTCCCGGACGCCCTTCCCGTGGTTCAGGCCCGTTTTCAGGGTATTGAACCCGCCGCCGCGGGTATAACCTATAACCTGATTAAGTGGTATGTGCCAAAGACGGAGCAGAGGTATAAGATAGTAACCGTTGACCGTTGA
- a CDS encoding ATP-binding cassette domain-containing protein, with translation MKPVVEVKDLFKHYQVRSGFWGGKDHDLQAVAGVNLTIMPGEILGLVGESGCGKSTLGRLILKLEEPASGQVFYKGRDVSSLSQRQMRNLRRDMQIIFQDPYSSLNPRRNIFDIVAEPFVIHKLCRGRTELIEKVTHILGEVGIGEDQLYRYPHEFSGGQRQRIGIARALALHPEFIVADEPVSSLDVSIQAQVINLLLDLKNKFNLTYLFIAHDLQVVHYLSTRIAVMYLGKIVEIIDKNLLGQVPHHPYTEALLAAAPSPDPTRRQKRIVLEGDPPSPLNIPPGCPFHPRCPYQKDICTTDKPLWHEASQRQWLSCHIR, from the coding sequence ATGAAACCAGTGGTTGAAGTCAAAGACCTGTTTAAACATTATCAGGTGCGGAGCGGCTTCTGGGGCGGGAAAGACCACGACTTACAGGCCGTGGCCGGCGTTAACCTTACCATCATGCCGGGCGAGATATTAGGGTTGGTGGGTGAAAGCGGCTGCGGCAAGTCCACATTAGGCCGCCTCATACTGAAACTAGAGGAACCTGCCTCAGGCCAGGTTTTCTATAAGGGCCGGGACGTCTCCTCTTTATCCCAGAGACAGATGCGGAATTTGCGCAGGGATATGCAGATCATATTCCAGGATCCCTACTCGTCGCTTAATCCACGCCGGAACATATTCGATATTGTGGCCGAACCGTTCGTAATCCACAAGCTCTGCCGCGGCAGGACAGAACTGATCGAAAAGGTCACCCATATACTCGGAGAGGTGGGTATTGGCGAAGACCAACTCTATCGCTATCCGCATGAATTCAGCGGCGGACAAAGGCAGAGGATCGGCATCGCCCGTGCCTTAGCCCTGCATCCGGAATTCATCGTGGCGGACGAGCCGGTCTCTTCCCTGGACGTCTCGATACAGGCCCAGGTAATCAATCTCCTCCTGGACCTCAAAAACAAATTCAATCTTACCTATCTCTTTATTGCCCACGACCTTCAGGTCGTACATTACCTGAGCACCCGCATCGCCGTCATGTACCTCGGAAAAATCGTGGAAATAATAGACAAAAATCTCCTCGGACAGGTCCCCCACCACCCCTATACCGAGGCCCTCTTGGCGGCCGCCCCTTCTCCTGACCCTACCCGCCGTCAAAAGCGTATAGTCCTGGAGGGAGATCCACCCAGCCCCTTAAACATTCCACCGGGCTGTCCCTTTCACCCCCGCTGTCCATACCAAAAGGACATCTGCACGACGGATAAGCCCCTCTGGCACGAAGCCAGCCAGAGGCAGTGGCTCTCCTGCCATATCCGGTAG
- a CDS encoding ATP-binding protein translates to MITRMPNLPFRRRSIFLFGPRQVGKSTLVKHLLAGTDYLEIDLLKRDVFLKYKTNPDLLRAETEFLARSKGKVFIFIDEIQKCPELLDEVHYLIEKFRNRVSFVLTGSSARKLKRVSVNMLAGRAWQYFLFPFTHIELGEKFDLDEVLLRGTLPPIIDEPLEDAFRTLRAYVQTYLKEEILDEAIVRNIGAFSRFLDMAADQSGKIVNFSTISREAGVSSKTIKGYYQILEDTLIAVKLEPYLKSARKRLTIHPKYYLFDLGVINTLNGRTSVSSVGGPTVYGMLFEHLIVLETYRLVRYAEKPIRIFHWRSAHGAEVDMVLEEGDNLWAIEIKSSRVVKSGDLRGLKAFRDDHPRAVCLCVSTCDTPYMVGEVPVIPWKMAFGMGYLNLVT, encoded by the coding sequence ATGATTACAAGAATGCCTAATCTGCCCTTTAGGCGCAGAAGTATCTTCCTCTTCGGCCCGAGACAGGTGGGGAAGAGTACGCTGGTTAAGCACCTGTTAGCGGGTACGGATTATCTTGAGATCGATCTCTTAAAAAGGGATGTGTTCTTGAAATACAAGACGAACCCGGATCTGCTCAGGGCGGAGACAGAGTTTTTAGCAAGGAGTAAAGGCAAGGTCTTCATATTTATAGATGAGATACAGAAATGTCCCGAACTCCTTGACGAAGTGCACTATCTTATCGAGAAGTTCAGAAATAGAGTATCTTTTGTATTGACGGGGTCAAGCGCCCGGAAACTGAAAAGGGTCTCCGTAAATATGCTGGCCGGGAGGGCCTGGCAATATTTTTTATTCCCTTTTACTCATATAGAACTAGGCGAAAAATTCGACCTTGACGAAGTCCTGCTCAGGGGAACACTTCCTCCGATAATTGACGAACCGCTTGAAGATGCGTTCCGGACGTTGAGGGCCTACGTGCAGACCTATCTGAAGGAGGAAATACTTGACGAGGCTATCGTCAGGAATATCGGAGCATTCAGCCGGTTCCTGGACATGGCGGCCGACCAGAGCGGGAAAATCGTAAATTTTTCCACTATATCCCGGGAGGCCGGAGTAAGCAGTAAAACCATAAAAGGATACTATCAAATACTTGAGGATACACTGATCGCCGTTAAACTGGAACCCTACCTGAAAAGCGCCCGGAAGCGGTTGACGATACATCCCAAATATTATCTCTTTGATCTGGGTGTCATCAATACCCTTAACGGCAGAACCTCCGTTTCATCAGTGGGAGGGCCAACCGTATATGGAATGTTATTTGAACACCTTATAGTCCTGGAGACCTATCGTCTTGTCCGGTATGCCGAAAAACCTATTCGCATCTTCCACTGGAGGTCTGCGCATGGAGCAGAAGTAGATATGGTGTTAGAAGAGGGAGACAACTTATGGGCCATTGAGATCAAATCGTCACGGGTAGTAAAATCCGGCGATCTCAGGGGGCTAAAAGCGTTCAGGGATGATCACCCCCGTGCCGTATGCCTCTGTGTTTCTACGTGCGATACACCGTATATGGTCGGAGAAGTTCCGGTTATCCCCTGGAAGATGGCATTTGGAATGGGTTACCTTAACCTTGTTACATAA
- a CDS encoding ABC transporter ATP-binding protein — MTSQPLLSVQDLTTYFYTEEGTLKAVDGVSFTVEKGETVCVVGESGCGKSVTALSILRLIPDPPGRIVSGSILFDGRNIMKLGKEDLRRLRGRRISMVFQEPMTALNPVFTIGDQITEAILVHEKMTHHQAEQKAVELLGLVGVPSPAERIRHYPHQLSGGLRQRVMIAMALACRPDLVIADEPTTALDVTIQAQILDLLTGIKKKTGMALLLITHNLGVVAEVGQRVIVMYAGRIVEEADVDNLFSRPLHPYTRGLLASLPHVSLDKEPLHRLTPIPGTVPALSALPGGCTFQNRCNEVHKECLSTEPQLLEVEKGHFVRCFLKADRP, encoded by the coding sequence ATGACATCCCAGCCACTACTTTCCGTCCAGGACTTAACGACATATTTTTACACCGAAGAAGGCACCTTAAAGGCGGTTGATGGCGTAAGCTTCACTGTGGAAAAGGGCGAAACTGTCTGCGTCGTAGGCGAGTCCGGCTGTGGCAAGAGTGTCACGGCTCTGTCCATACTGAGGCTCATCCCGGACCCTCCCGGCAGGATAGTCTCCGGTTCAATCCTGTTCGACGGCCGGAATATTATGAAACTGGGAAAGGAAGACCTGCGCAGACTCCGGGGACGACGGATTTCCATGGTCTTCCAGGAGCCGATGACCGCGCTCAATCCGGTCTTCACCATAGGCGACCAGATCACAGAGGCCATACTCGTACATGAAAAGATGACGCACCATCAGGCCGAACAAAAGGCCGTTGAACTCCTCGGCCTGGTCGGCGTCCCCTCACCTGCCGAACGGATAAGGCATTACCCCCACCAACTGAGCGGCGGACTAAGACAAAGGGTTATGATCGCCATGGCCCTGGCCTGCCGGCCGGACCTTGTAATTGCCGATGAACCGACCACGGCCCTGGACGTCACCATCCAGGCCCAGATACTGGATCTGCTCACCGGGATCAAAAAGAAAACCGGCATGGCCCTCCTTTTGATTACCCACAATCTCGGCGTGGTGGCCGAGGTAGGCCAAAGGGTTATCGTCATGTACGCCGGACGCATAGTTGAAGAGGCCGATGTCGATAACCTCTTTTCCCGGCCGCTCCATCCCTATACCAGGGGGCTCCTGGCCTCTCTGCCGCACGTCTCGTTGGATAAGGAACCACTACACCGCCTCACGCCCATACCCGGCACGGTCCCGGCGCTTTCCGCCCTGCCCGGAGGCTGCACCTTTCAGAACCGCTGTAACGAGGTACATAAAGAATGTCTCAGCACCGAACCACAACTTCTTGAGGTAGAAAAAGGGCACTTCGTGCGGTGCTTTTTAAAGGCAGACCGGCCATGA
- a CDS encoding ABC transporter permease produces the protein MTRALVKEFWRRFRRHRLGLIGAGVVWLLFIISLAAPVLSPYDPSYIDIKSILEPPSYDHPLGTDQLGRDVLSRIIWGGRISLMVGFVAVGIAMVIGVFLGAMAGYYAGYVDTIIMRFVDIMLCFPTFFLILAVVALLEPSIWNIMVVIGATGWMGMARLIRAEILSIKERDYVLAARALGASHTRIIWRHIIPNAMAPVLVAATLGVAAAILTESALSFLGIGVQPPTPSWGNILTAGKDSIEVAWWLSFYPGMAILITVLGYNLLGEGIRDAIDPRLREGRG, from the coding sequence ATGACAAGGGCCTTGGTTAAAGAATTCTGGCGGCGCTTCAGACGTCATCGCCTGGGGTTAATAGGGGCGGGGGTTGTATGGCTTCTTTTTATCATTTCTCTGGCGGCCCCTGTACTTTCTCCCTACGATCCAAGTTATATTGATATCAAATCTATCCTGGAACCACCCAGTTATGACCATCCCCTTGGCACTGATCAGTTGGGCCGCGATGTCCTCAGCCGGATTATCTGGGGAGGGCGCATATCCCTTATGGTAGGGTTTGTAGCCGTGGGTATCGCTATGGTTATCGGTGTCTTTTTAGGGGCTATGGCTGGTTATTACGCTGGTTATGTGGATACGATTATTATGCGTTTTGTGGATATTATGCTCTGTTTCCCGACGTTTTTTTTGATTCTGGCGGTCGTGGCCTTGCTTGAGCCCAGCATCTGGAATATCATGGTGGTCATCGGGGCAACGGGGTGGATGGGAATGGCCCGTTTGATTCGGGCGGAGATACTGTCCATAAAGGAGAGGGACTATGTCCTGGCGGCCCGGGCCTTAGGAGCCAGCCATACCCGCATAATATGGAGGCATATTATACCGAATGCCATGGCTCCGGTACTGGTCGCTGCCACTCTGGGCGTAGCTGCGGCCATACTGACCGAATCTGCCCTGAGTTTTTTGGGTATTGGTGTCCAGCCGCCCACGCCGAGTTGGGGTAATATCCTTACCGCGGGCAAGGACAGTATTGAAGTAGCCTGGTGGCTTTCTTTTTATCCGGGTATGGCTATACTTATTACTGTGCTTGGCTATAACCTCCTTGGTGAAGGTATAAGGGATGCTATCGATCCACGACTGAGGGAAGGAAGAGGATGA
- a CDS encoding ABC transporter permease: protein MATYILKRLFLMIPIFLGITVISFAVLHLAPGAPTEMQTMMQPKVSLEARARLNAIYGLDKPLPIQYFDWLKRLVRFDFGRSFSSDNRPVQEKIMERLPVTLFINILSLVLILVVAIPIGILSAVHRYSLFDKATTLFVFIGFATPTFWLALLLMLVFGVHLDWLPISGLKSLNYEYLGFWGKTVDLGRHLILPVLLSAFGGLAGLSRYMRSNMLEVIRQDYILTARAKGLPERVVIYKHALRNALLPVVTVLGLSIPGLIGGSVIFESIFAIPGMGQLFYGAVMARDYPVVMGELVIGAVLTLIGNLVADISYALVDPRIRVR, encoded by the coding sequence ATGGCCACTTATATCCTGAAAAGATTATTCCTCATGATTCCAATTTTTCTGGGGATAACCGTTATCTCCTTTGCCGTCCTGCATCTTGCCCCTGGCGCGCCCACGGAGATGCAGACCATGATGCAGCCCAAGGTCTCTCTGGAGGCCCGGGCCCGCCTCAACGCCATCTACGGCCTGGATAAGCCCCTCCCTATACAGTATTTTGACTGGCTGAAGAGACTGGTGCGATTTGACTTTGGCCGGTCTTTTTCGTCTGACAACCGGCCGGTACAGGAGAAGATCATGGAGAGGTTGCCGGTCACCCTCTTTATCAACATCCTCTCTCTGGTTCTTATCTTAGTTGTGGCCATACCCATCGGGATACTCTCTGCGGTTCACCGGTATTCTCTTTTTGACAAGGCCACCACGCTTTTTGTCTTTATAGGGTTTGCCACCCCGACCTTCTGGCTGGCACTGCTTTTGATGCTCGTTTTTGGCGTACATCTGGACTGGCTGCCCATATCCGGCCTCAAGTCCCTGAACTATGAATACCTTGGTTTCTGGGGTAAAACGGTTGACCTGGGCAGGCATCTCATTCTCCCGGTCCTGCTTTCGGCGTTCGGCGGGTTAGCCGGCCTTTCGCGCTATATGCGGTCCAACATGCTGGAGGTAATACGGCAGGATTATATCCTTACGGCCAGGGCTAAAGGCCTGCCTGAACGGGTGGTTATCTATAAACACGCCCTGCGCAATGCCTTGCTTCCGGTGGTGACTGTCCTGGGCCTGTCTATCCCCGGCCTCATCGGCGGCAGCGTCATCTTTGAATCGATATTTGCCATTCCAGGCATGGGACAGCTATTTTACGGGGCGGTCATGGCCAGAGACTATCCGGTAGTCATGGGTGAGCTGGTCATCGGGGCGGTTCTGACCCTTATCGGTAACCTGGTAGCGGATATCTCTTATGCCCTGGTTGATCCACGGATACGGGTGCGATAA
- a CDS encoding tetratricopeptide repeat protein yields the protein MIRKGCVLLIWFFLMGVADVTAADKVSGNKAASPPAVPGTRIIMKQEDAPRWKSKWDLARKFTRQKKYDVALVLYREVLEIKPNLDDARFEMAQILRYMGKDTEAIEALEIFLESKPDRTDAMLPLAELLAAHENEKRAVKLYEQILLKESANFSALKGLGEAYLKLKSYSEASNYLLKALSLNPRDVDLIYKMAICLDNLGKYGEAVAYYQRLIGLKGNDPVFIHRYVDSLISAGRETEAIEVLAGFLKTYPDNLAGHDKIAQLYLKKEKKKEALPHLKEALAKNRNDSKLLFKIGQIESELGLYKDAAVSLQALLKIEPKHREGMVVLAQALSAGGQYPAAIEQYKTYLSLAPKDEEALKELAGIYLKTKEYTEASAIYEKLSQEYPQKTGLKIDLADIWLKMGEQEKALKPLEDVLSLEPKNKEALVKRVTILQTLGRIGEATRAWQTVVEVYPDLSPAKLALAHLLIEQARVAAAQKLFCSVLAADAKNPEASKGLAKTYEVRGELDLALDTYKKILATYPDDKDATFGLARTYEGLKDYEEAGKCYVRLLAENPDSQEALLGLARLARLSGNYYKSRMMYSDILKRCPDLEVACGGLAELYIDEGRADYARAEYQKMILKDPGLAAGIRGLALLHLRDNEYKAAEELLRSYLASHSGSDGYRLLLARILMGREKWDEAAGIYQSMFSSGDTAGEARTGLAENYYRSERFPQAVAVYNAALQEMPYSALALTGLRKSLVEAGDGIYFETIGLEIEGLCRRRPDIFWNDDFFKSELLDWPEKVTLYRKIKENNPEHFLAGWFLAQALEHVDVDRALKEYEDWVEKYSDNEGGLLKLARLYARKFAFSKALARYDKLLAIDPNNALYQGEKIQLFFDWGRGNEALVLLKTLLSPHVDDVIEEKLKQLAENEEDQEIKDKLVRFLSKRPKGSVYWLYEKVSREIEKKRFPQKLLPGMERIRLDLYGDYLIQKRAHDKGRIFSIIPRR from the coding sequence ATGATAAGAAAGGGTTGTGTCCTCCTAATCTGGTTTTTCCTGATGGGGGTTGCGGATGTAACGGCAGCCGACAAGGTGTCGGGTAATAAGGCCGCTTCTCCGCCTGCGGTTCCCGGCACAAGAATAATTATGAAACAGGAAGATGCGCCGCGATGGAAAAGCAAATGGGACCTGGCGCGTAAATTTACCCGCCAGAAGAAATATGACGTAGCCCTGGTTCTGTACAGGGAAGTATTGGAGATCAAGCCTAACCTGGATGACGCCCGTTTTGAGATGGCCCAGATATTGAGATATATGGGGAAAGATACAGAGGCTATAGAGGCCCTGGAGATTTTTTTAGAGTCAAAGCCTGACCGCACCGATGCCATGCTTCCTCTGGCCGAACTTTTGGCTGCCCACGAGAATGAAAAAAGGGCCGTAAAACTTTACGAACAGATACTTTTAAAGGAATCCGCGAATTTTTCCGCCCTGAAGGGTCTGGGAGAGGCTTATCTTAAGCTAAAAAGCTATTCAGAGGCATCTAATTATCTACTTAAGGCATTGAGTTTAAACCCCCGAGACGTGGATCTGATTTATAAGATGGCTATCTGTCTGGATAACCTGGGAAAATACGGCGAAGCCGTAGCCTATTACCAAAGGCTGATCGGCCTTAAAGGCAACGATCCGGTTTTTATTCACCGTTATGTGGACTCTCTTATAAGCGCCGGTCGTGAGACAGAGGCCATAGAGGTGCTTGCCGGATTTCTGAAAACTTATCCGGATAATCTGGCGGGCCATGATAAGATTGCCCAGCTTTATCTTAAGAAAGAGAAGAAGAAAGAGGCGCTGCCTCATCTGAAAGAGGCGCTGGCCAAAAATCGAAATGACAGTAAGCTCCTTTTTAAGATAGGGCAGATTGAAAGTGAACTCGGGCTTTACAAAGATGCCGCAGTCAGCCTCCAGGCCCTGTTAAAGATTGAACCGAAACACAGAGAGGGGATGGTTGTACTTGCTCAAGCCCTTTCTGCCGGCGGACAATACCCGGCAGCTATAGAACAGTATAAGACCTACCTGTCCCTTGCCCCAAAGGACGAAGAGGCTCTTAAAGAACTGGCCGGAATTTACCTAAAGACCAAAGAATATACAGAGGCCTCTGCCATATATGAGAAACTAAGCCAGGAGTACCCCCAAAAAACAGGCCTTAAAATTGATTTGGCTGATATATGGCTGAAAATGGGTGAACAGGAAAAGGCCCTTAAGCCCCTTGAGGATGTTTTATCCCTTGAGCCTAAGAATAAAGAGGCCCTGGTGAAGAGGGTCACAATACTACAGACATTGGGCAGGATAGGTGAGGCCACCCGGGCCTGGCAGACGGTGGTCGAGGTTTATCCTGACCTCTCGCCAGCAAAGCTGGCCTTGGCCCATCTCCTTATTGAACAGGCCCGGGTGGCTGCGGCCCAAAAGTTATTCTGCTCTGTTCTTGCTGCTGATGCTAAGAACCCGGAGGCATCGAAGGGATTGGCAAAGACGTATGAGGTAAGGGGTGAGCTGGATTTAGCCCTGGATACATATAAGAAGATACTGGCTACTTATCCCGATGATAAGGATGCAACGTTCGGTCTGGCCCGCACTTACGAGGGCCTGAAGGATTATGAAGAGGCCGGTAAGTGTTATGTCCGTCTGCTGGCCGAAAATCCCGACTCCCAGGAGGCCCTGCTTGGCCTTGCCCGTCTGGCAAGGCTCTCCGGTAACTACTATAAGAGTCGGATGATGTATTCAGACATTTTAAAACGCTGCCCTGACCTTGAAGTCGCCTGCGGCGGACTGGCAGAGCTTTACATTGACGAAGGACGTGCGGATTATGCCCGGGCGGAATATCAGAAGATGATCTTAAAAGATCCGGGTTTGGCGGCGGGGATTCGGGGCCTGGCCCTTCTCCATCTGAGAGATAATGAGTACAAGGCGGCTGAGGAACTTCTAAGGAGTTATCTTGCCTCTCACAGCGGCAGCGACGGGTATCGTCTTCTACTGGCCCGAATACTTATGGGGCGCGAAAAATGGGACGAGGCCGCGGGTATTTATCAATCAATGTTTAGCAGTGGCGATACGGCCGGAGAGGCGCGGACCGGGCTGGCCGAAAATTACTATAGAAGCGAACGATTTCCGCAGGCCGTGGCCGTTTATAATGCGGCGTTACAGGAAATGCCATACTCAGCGCTGGCATTAACCGGACTCAGAAAATCTCTGGTCGAAGCCGGTGACGGCATATATTTTGAGACTATTGGCCTGGAGATCGAAGGGCTATGCCGGCGCCGTCCTGATATCTTTTGGAATGATGATTTCTTTAAAAGTGAACTCCTTGACTGGCCGGAGAAGGTGACTCTGTACCGGAAGATCAAAGAGAACAATCCCGAGCACTTCCTGGCCGGATGGTTTTTGGCCCAGGCCCTGGAGCATGTGGATGTGGATAGAGCACTAAAGGAATATGAAGACTGGGTGGAGAAATATTCGGATAATGAGGGGGGATTGCTCAAGCTGGCCCGGCTTTACGCCCGGAAGTTTGCCTTTTCTAAGGCCCTGGCCCGGTATGATAAGCTTCTGGCCATCGATCCCAATAATGCCCTTTACCAGGGCGAAAAGATACAACTGTTTTTTGATTGGGGGCGTGGCAATGAGGCCCTGGTCCTTTTAAAAACGCTCCTTAGCCCTCATGTCGATGACGTAATTGAAGAAAAGCTTAAACAACTAGCGGAGAACGAAGAGGACCAGGAGATAAAGGATAAGCTGGTTCGCTTTCTTTCCAAAAGACCTAAGGGCTCTGTCTATTGGTTGTATGAAAAAGTTTCCCGCGAGATTGAAAAGAAAAGGTTCCCGCAAAAACTCCTCCCCGGCATGGAGCGAATCCGCCTGGACCTGTATGGAGATTACCTGATTCAGAAAAGAGCGCACGATAAAGGGAGAATCTTCAGCATTATTCCCCGGAGGTAG